The following proteins come from a genomic window of Alnus glutinosa chromosome 10, dhAlnGlut1.1, whole genome shotgun sequence:
- the LOC133879085 gene encoding uncharacterized protein LOC133879085 gives MPEGSLPVRYLGVRPITKRLSAFDCEVLVAKISGKIDSWLVRNLSFAGYAKAKAKVAWEKLCCPKSEVGLRLKRLEEWNCAAMLKHIWSLFAQSGSIWVAWVDSYWLKRRSLWNISIPKVCSLSWKKLLNLRKLLRSSLALKWVRVHLSLSGSTSGTQLVDFLDTYGFRIVYAIGRSLDAQLSFVIKNGKWSWLPARSDALVEIQNRLFDVYIGDRDIPVWSSKNWVYSCTDTWNCLRTKFSEVPWCNVV, from the exons ATGCCGGAAGGTTCCCTGCCTGTCCGGTATTTGGGAGTCCGTCCAATTACTAAAAGGCTCTCGGCTTTTGATTGTGAGGTTTTAGTTGCCAAGATCTCAGGGAAGATTGACTCTTGGTTGGTGAGAAATCTGTCTTTTGCTGGCT ATGCAAAAGCCAAGGCTAAGGTGGCTTGGGAAAAGCTGTGCTGTCCTAAGTCTGAGGTGGGGCTTAGGCTAAAGAGACTTGAAGAGTGGAATTGTGCAGCTATGTTGAAGCACATTTGGAGTCTCTTTGCCCAATCCGGTTCTATTTGGGTTGCTTGGGTGGACTCTTATTGGCTAAAGAGGAGGAGCTTGTGGAATATCTCCATCCCCAAAGTTTGTTCTTTGAGCTGGAAAAAGTTGCTCAATCTTAGGAAATTGCTAAGAAGTTCATTAGCTTTAAAGTGGGTGAGGGTACATCTATCTCTCTCTGGTTCGACCTCTGGCACCCAGCTGGTAGATTTTCTGGATACTTATGGCTTTCGTATTGTTTATGCTATTGGACGCAGTCTTGATGCCCAACTTTCTTTTGTTATCAAGAATGGGAAATGGTCATGGCTGCCTGCTAGGTCGGATGCCCTTGTGGAAATTCAGAATAGGCTGTTTGATGTTTATATTGGGGATAGGGATATTCCGGTTTGGAGTTCAAAAAATTGGGTTTATTCATGCACTGATACATGGAATTGTCTTAGGACAAAATTTTCGGAGGTCCCTTGGTGTAATGTTGTCTAG